The following are encoded together in the Microterricola viridarii genome:
- a CDS encoding TetR/AcrR family transcriptional regulator — protein MIETPAPEGLRARKRRATENAIEMASAGLALELGFENVTVEAICDRADVSRSTLFNYFPSRDAAIVGRPIPVLGGDEAAEVLAQTPGDLTRGIYRLIFASIGHSHVNSDVARLRGRLVTEQPAARRVGMILLIESGERLMAEAARWLRAHPDLARLPGQPEREASLAVNAAYTALTVMAGGWLSSIGDVQASEAAFDAAIAELRAVL, from the coding sequence GTGATTGAGACACCCGCCCCTGAGGGATTGCGCGCCCGCAAACGGCGCGCGACCGAGAACGCCATCGAGATGGCATCCGCCGGTCTCGCGCTCGAGCTGGGCTTCGAGAACGTGACCGTTGAGGCCATTTGCGATCGCGCTGATGTCTCGCGCAGCACGCTGTTCAACTACTTTCCGTCGCGCGACGCCGCCATCGTTGGGCGCCCGATCCCGGTGTTGGGCGGGGACGAGGCCGCGGAGGTACTCGCTCAGACGCCCGGCGATCTGACTCGCGGAATCTATCGGCTGATCTTCGCCTCGATCGGCCATTCCCACGTCAACTCCGATGTTGCCCGGCTGCGGGGTCGGCTCGTCACCGAGCAGCCGGCCGCCCGCCGTGTCGGCATGATTCTGCTCATCGAGTCGGGGGAGCGCCTGATGGCGGAGGCCGCGAGGTGGTTGCGTGCGCACCCCGATCTGGCTCGTCTGCCCGGTCAGCCGGAACGCGAGGCTTCACTTGCCGTGAATGCCGCCTACACCGCACTCACGGTGATGGCCGGCGGCTGGCTGTCGTCGATCGGTGACGTGCAGGCCAGTGAGGCGGCATTCGACGCGGCCATCGCCGAGTTGCGGGCCGTTTTGTAG
- a CDS encoding YdeI/OmpD-associated family protein, whose translation MSGTIGRPGGTPERPALFFSTPEEFRAWLEANHATATELWMGLYKRHVPDRGLTWEQAVPEALCFGWIDSVAQRIDDDARRQRWTPRKSASTWSTVNIALVEQLTAEGRMREAGLAAFERRRTDRSGIYSHENPDQELPAEAAARLAANPAAAAFWAAATATYRRQVTHWALTAKQEATRERRLVQLIDDSAAGRLVPFQRYGELPKWAERAAAAAQAAAAAQSD comes from the coding sequence GTGAGCGGGACGATCGGCAGACCGGGCGGCACCCCCGAGCGGCCTGCCCTGTTCTTCTCGACGCCCGAGGAGTTCCGGGCCTGGCTGGAGGCCAACCACGCCACCGCCACCGAGCTCTGGATGGGGCTGTACAAGAGGCATGTGCCCGACCGCGGGCTGACCTGGGAGCAGGCCGTGCCCGAGGCGCTCTGCTTCGGCTGGATCGACTCGGTTGCCCAGCGCATCGATGACGATGCCCGGCGACAGCGCTGGACGCCCCGCAAGAGCGCGAGCACCTGGTCGACCGTGAACATTGCGCTGGTCGAGCAGCTCACCGCCGAGGGCCGGATGCGGGAGGCAGGGCTGGCCGCGTTCGAGCGCCGCCGCACCGACCGCTCCGGCATCTACTCGCACGAGAACCCCGACCAGGAGCTGCCGGCAGAGGCCGCGGCACGGCTGGCGGCAAACCCCGCGGCAGCCGCCTTCTGGGCGGCAGCCACGGCCACCTACCGCCGCCAGGTGACTCACTGGGCGCTCACGGCGAAGCAGGAAGCCACCCGGGAACGACGCTTGGTGCAGCTCATCGATGACAGCGCCGCCGGCCGGCTGGTTCCGTTTCAGCGCTACGGCGAGCTGCCGAAGTGGGCGGAGCGCGCCGCCGCCGCCGCGCAGGCGGCAGCGGCAGCGCAGTCCGACTGA
- a CDS encoding NAD(P)-dependent oxidoreductase: MTDIAFLGLGTMGLGMVKNLLGAGHRVAVWNRSAAPVAQAVAAGATAAPTLAQAIAGAEVVMYCLSDDAAVHAVVLAEGGLASIAEPGSLVIDLSTISPEVSAAEREAFEARGVRFLDAPVFGSRGEAEGGGLWVVVGGDADAFADAAGVLAPISETVHHMGPGGAGVRMKLVGNLVVASQLLALGEALTLAARAGLDLQAVLDVLKVTDFRSPIFDGVGPAVLADDYAPAFALKLMQKDSRLIQQFAQGLGVAVPSVAAAAHYVDAAVEAGFSDENASALIKSVAAEAGVSLAR; this comes from the coding sequence ATGACCGACATCGCCTTCCTTGGCCTCGGCACCATGGGCCTCGGCATGGTGAAGAACCTGCTCGGCGCTGGGCACCGGGTCGCCGTCTGGAACCGCTCCGCGGCCCCGGTCGCACAGGCTGTGGCCGCCGGCGCGACAGCGGCACCGACTCTCGCGCAGGCCATCGCCGGCGCCGAGGTCGTGATGTACTGCTTGAGCGATGACGCGGCGGTGCACGCGGTCGTGCTGGCCGAGGGCGGGCTCGCGTCCATCGCAGAGCCCGGAAGCTTGGTCATCGACCTGTCGACGATCAGCCCGGAGGTCAGCGCCGCCGAGCGCGAGGCGTTCGAGGCCAGAGGGGTGCGCTTCCTCGACGCCCCCGTTTTCGGCTCGCGTGGCGAGGCCGAGGGCGGAGGCCTCTGGGTCGTGGTCGGCGGGGACGCCGACGCCTTCGCCGACGCCGCGGGCGTGCTGGCGCCGATCAGCGAGACCGTGCACCACATGGGCCCCGGTGGGGCGGGCGTGCGGATGAAGCTCGTCGGCAACCTCGTCGTCGCCTCGCAGCTGCTCGCCCTGGGCGAAGCGCTGACGTTGGCGGCCCGGGCCGGGCTCGACCTGCAGGCGGTGCTCGACGTGCTCAAGGTCACCGACTTCCGCTCGCCGATCTTCGACGGCGTTGGTCCGGCCGTGCTGGCCGACGACTATGCGCCGGCGTTCGCCCTCAAGCTGATGCAGAAGGATAGCCGGCTGATCCAGCAATTCGCGCAGGGGCTGGGAGTGGCCGTACCGAGTGTTGCCGCGGCAGCCCACTATGTGGATGCCGCGGTCGAGGCCGGCTTCTCCGATGAGAATGCATCTGCCCTGATCAAATCCGTTGCCGCCGAGGCGGGGGTCTCGCTGGCCCGCTGA
- a CDS encoding DAK2 domain-containing protein — MNGNELSIAIRNCLGEFTTYSEELGDLDQALGDGDLGITVSLGAAAAAEALNALPETATPSEVVLACAKAFANANPSTMAALVAGALLAGSRVWGDTPSIEGEQIGRFALAAAESISQRGKSQVGDKTILDAMFPAAEALLATDAGESGLDAAIVAAENGVIASKELQSRRGRASWLQERSIGLQDPGATAYLRFLQSWKATNAPVDASTATPSA, encoded by the coding sequence ATGAATGGCAATGAACTGAGCATCGCGATCCGCAACTGCCTCGGCGAGTTCACGACGTACTCCGAGGAGCTTGGCGACCTCGACCAGGCACTCGGAGACGGTGACCTCGGCATCACGGTGTCGCTGGGTGCCGCCGCCGCGGCGGAAGCGCTGAACGCGCTCCCCGAGACGGCCACCCCCTCTGAAGTCGTGCTGGCCTGCGCCAAGGCGTTCGCCAACGCGAACCCGTCGACGATGGCGGCGTTGGTTGCCGGCGCGCTGCTCGCCGGATCGCGGGTCTGGGGCGATACCCCGTCGATTGAGGGCGAGCAGATCGGGCGCTTCGCGCTCGCCGCGGCCGAGTCGATCAGCCAGCGCGGCAAGTCCCAGGTCGGCGACAAGACGATCCTCGACGCCATGTTCCCTGCCGCAGAGGCCCTGCTGGCGACGGATGCCGGCGAGAGCGGCCTGGACGCCGCCATCGTCGCCGCCGAGAACGGGGTCATCGCATCGAAGGAACTCCAGTCCCGGCGCGGCCGTGCCTCCTGGCTTCAGGAGCGTAGCATCGGCCTGCAGGACCCGGGCGCGACCGCCTACCTGCGCTTCCTGCAGTCCTGGAAGGCGACGAACGCACCCGTGGACGCCTCAACCGCGACCCCCTCCGCATGA
- a CDS encoding dihydroxyacetone kinase subunit DhaK, giving the protein MKKIINEPAAFVDEFVEGILLAHPDLLKTPADDRRVLVRADAPVAGKVGIVTGGGSGHLPLFKGYVGRGLCDGVAIGNVFSSPSSAQVLEATKAVSGGAGVLYLYGNYGGDVFNFDLATDMAELEGIPTLTAIGRDDVASQPKERSADRRGVAGILFAFKGAGAAAERGDTLEQVAAVAEDIIDNTATMGIGISPTILPTTGKPSFELGDGEMEVGIGIHGEPGFHRGELESADRIAERLTERLVADLGIGSGDRVAVLVNGMGATPLEELYLLFRRVHQLLSEQGITISKNYIGEYATSLEMAGASISLLALNDERLALLNAPAESPFFKEA; this is encoded by the coding sequence ATGAAGAAGATCATCAACGAGCCCGCCGCCTTCGTCGACGAGTTCGTCGAGGGCATCCTGTTGGCCCACCCCGACCTGCTGAAGACCCCGGCAGACGACCGCCGCGTGCTGGTGCGCGCCGACGCGCCCGTTGCGGGCAAGGTCGGTATTGTCACGGGCGGCGGCTCCGGACACCTGCCCTTGTTCAAGGGCTACGTCGGGCGCGGACTGTGCGATGGCGTCGCGATCGGCAACGTCTTCTCGTCGCCCTCCTCCGCCCAGGTGTTGGAGGCCACCAAGGCCGTCAGCGGCGGCGCCGGTGTGCTCTACCTGTACGGCAACTACGGCGGCGACGTCTTCAACTTCGACCTCGCCACCGACATGGCCGAGCTCGAGGGCATTCCCACGCTGACCGCCATCGGGCGTGACGATGTGGCCAGCCAGCCCAAGGAACGCTCCGCTGACCGGCGCGGCGTCGCCGGAATCCTGTTCGCCTTCAAGGGCGCCGGTGCCGCCGCCGAGCGCGGCGACACGCTCGAGCAGGTCGCCGCCGTTGCCGAGGACATCATCGACAACACCGCGACGATGGGAATCGGCATCTCGCCGACGATCCTGCCGACGACCGGCAAGCCGAGCTTCGAGCTCGGTGACGGCGAGATGGAGGTCGGCATCGGCATCCACGGCGAGCCCGGATTCCACCGCGGCGAGCTGGAGAGCGCCGATCGCATCGCGGAGCGCCTCACGGAACGACTGGTTGCCGATCTCGGCATCGGTTCCGGCGACCGGGTGGCCGTGCTCGTCAACGGCATGGGCGCGACCCCGCTGGAGGAGCTCTACCTGCTGTTCCGTCGCGTGCACCAGCTGCTCTCGGAGCAGGGCATCACGATCAGCAAAAACTACATCGGCGAGTATGCGACGAGCCTCGAAATGGCCGGCGCATCCATCTCCCTGCTGGCGCTGAACGATGAGCGGCTCGCGCTGCTCAACGCGCCGGCCGAATCCCCGTTCTTCAAGGAAGCGTGA
- a CDS encoding ABC transporter permease: MSPDSKTRPEASATELIALRKANDHIDSWTQRLVRRSGANRGAGRMVVALLAAIALFTVLNPRVFMSPINLQNIAIAAPEIGIIAIAMMIVMLTGGIDLSLVAIANFSAITISTLHTAVAASSPELAESLAILIVAAGVLVGMLGGMFNGFLVSVVGITPILATLATMQIYNGIAIVWTGGSTLYGAPAILGTIGQAGIANVPLLFIIFLVVAALVAVLVNRTGLGRMIQLEGANPVAAHYSAIPRRAVLMKTYAVGGLLAGFAGVLFLARNPTASADYGSSYVLLVIVIAVLGGTNPTGGFASVTGVVLATLTLQVVSSGFTAIRLSSYEYAIAQGVILIGVMILDSVSSSRTKRPRRSAAPPPPTASPVEAASLRP; the protein is encoded by the coding sequence ATGAGCCCGGATTCGAAGACGCGCCCCGAGGCTTCCGCCACGGAGCTGATCGCGCTGCGCAAGGCCAATGACCACATCGACTCTTGGACGCAGCGCCTCGTGCGCCGCTCGGGGGCCAACCGCGGCGCCGGTCGCATGGTCGTCGCGCTGCTCGCGGCCATCGCCCTGTTCACGGTGCTCAATCCGCGGGTGTTCATGAGCCCGATCAACCTGCAGAACATCGCCATCGCGGCGCCAGAGATCGGCATCATCGCCATCGCCATGATGATCGTGATGCTGACCGGCGGCATCGATCTGTCGCTCGTTGCGATCGCGAACTTCTCTGCGATCACCATCTCGACCCTGCACACCGCGGTGGCCGCGAGCAGCCCCGAGCTGGCCGAGAGCCTGGCCATCCTGATCGTTGCCGCCGGAGTGCTGGTGGGCATGCTCGGCGGCATGTTCAACGGATTCCTGGTGAGTGTCGTGGGAATCACACCGATTCTGGCGACGCTGGCCACGATGCAGATCTACAACGGGATCGCGATCGTCTGGACGGGCGGGTCGACCCTCTACGGGGCCCCCGCCATCCTCGGGACGATCGGGCAGGCCGGAATCGCAAACGTCCCGCTGCTGTTCATCATCTTCCTCGTCGTCGCCGCTCTGGTCGCCGTGCTTGTGAACCGCACCGGACTCGGCCGGATGATCCAGCTGGAGGGCGCCAACCCGGTGGCCGCACACTACTCGGCGATCCCGCGGCGCGCGGTGCTGATGAAGACCTACGCGGTCGGCGGCCTGCTCGCCGGCTTCGCCGGAGTGCTGTTCCTGGCGCGAAACCCGACAGCCTCGGCCGACTATGGGTCGTCCTACGTGCTGCTGGTGATCGTGATCGCCGTGCTCGGTGGCACCAACCCAACGGGCGGCTTCGCCTCGGTGACCGGTGTCGTGCTGGCCACGCTCACACTGCAGGTGGTCTCCAGCGGATTCACCGCGATCCGACTCTCCTCCTATGAGTACGCCATCGCGCAGGGCGTGATCCTGATCGGTGTGATGATTCTCGACTCTGTCTCCTCCTCCCGAACGAAACGACCTAGGCGTTCCGCTGCGCCGCCGCCCCCAACCGCCTCGCCCGTCGAAGCCGCCTCGCTCCGCCCCTGA
- a CDS encoding ABC transporter permease — protein MDMLRKLRGSNNEGVLALVLLGLIVAMSIANPTFFTLNTGFSILRSAIVPVVLALGVLIVVITGGIDVSFAAIAIFAGYSTVSFCLTLGFDPGLIGIFAIAIGVGAALGFVNGIVIARFNLPTLIVTLGTQGIFFGAMYTVVGASYYAELPGSMAALATSNLLDVETSSGRAYLHVLVVPVLLLCLLVAWALKRTMFGRSLYAMGGDMEAARRAGFQVKRVQVSVYMLVGALAAIAGVIHIVLSRSANPRDLVGGELDIIAAVVLGGASIFGGRGSVIGTVLGVLLVQVMKNSLLLAGVPSAWLRTAIGVLLVLGVGIQAVVARRDSRRIHVNEDLELDQTQEQKVGA, from the coding sequence ATGGACATGCTCCGCAAACTGCGCGGCTCCAACAATGAGGGCGTGCTCGCCCTGGTGCTGCTGGGGCTGATCGTGGCCATGTCGATCGCGAACCCCACCTTCTTCACCCTGAACACCGGATTCTCCATCCTGCGCAGCGCGATCGTGCCGGTGGTGCTCGCGCTCGGTGTGCTGATCGTCGTGATCACCGGTGGCATTGACGTGTCGTTTGCCGCGATCGCCATCTTCGCCGGCTACTCGACCGTGTCGTTCTGCCTGACGCTGGGCTTCGACCCCGGGCTAATCGGCATCTTCGCGATCGCCATCGGCGTGGGCGCCGCGCTCGGCTTCGTCAACGGCATCGTCATCGCCCGGTTCAACCTCCCCACGCTGATCGTGACCCTCGGCACCCAGGGCATCTTCTTCGGGGCGATGTACACAGTCGTCGGCGCAAGCTACTACGCGGAGCTGCCGGGATCGATGGCAGCGCTGGCGACCAGCAACCTGCTCGACGTCGAGACCAGCTCCGGCCGGGCCTACCTGCACGTGCTGGTCGTGCCCGTGCTGCTGCTCTGCCTGCTCGTGGCCTGGGCGCTCAAGCGCACCATGTTCGGGCGCTCGCTCTACGCCATGGGCGGTGACATGGAGGCGGCCAGACGTGCCGGATTCCAGGTGAAGCGCGTACAGGTGTCGGTCTACATGCTGGTCGGTGCCCTCGCGGCGATCGCCGGAGTGATCCACATCGTGCTGAGCCGGAGCGCCAACCCGCGCGATCTGGTCGGCGGGGAGCTCGACATCATCGCGGCCGTGGTGCTCGGTGGTGCGTCCATCTTCGGCGGCCGAGGCTCCGTCATCGGCACCGTGCTCGGTGTGCTGCTCGTGCAGGTGATGAAGAACAGCCTGCTGCTGGCCGGAGTGCCCAGCGCCTGGCTGCGCACGGCCATCGGCGTGCTGCTCGTTCTCGGCGTCGGCATCCAGGCCGTCGTCGCCCGCAGAGACTCCCGCCGCATCCACGTGAACGAAGATCTCGAGCTCGACCAGACGCAGGAACAGAAGGTGGGAGCATGA
- a CDS encoding sugar ABC transporter ATP-binding protein, translating into MTVTTTSPPHAPFVSARGISKSFGGVPALTDVSIELIPGEVHCLAGENGCGKSTLIKIISGAERPDAGEIVIDGVSHAQINAHAAIQGGIQVIYQDFSLFPNLTVAENIVLTAEVASGKRLYTPSAVRPKAEAILRELDITLDLDRKVGSLSVADKQLTAICRALVNDARAIIMDEPTTALTHTEVGRLFALVERLRARGVALMFVSHKLEEVLAISQRLTIMRSGRQVVSGLTSEFDQRSIALHMTGREVDDSRVVSELDPQAPLALDVSRLSLAGAFRDVSFQLRRGEILGVTGLLGSGRTEIAESLFGVSPADAGEIRVGGELVSIRSIHDAVAAGIGYVPEDRLTQGLFLEKSIADNIIAASLPSHRSRWGTLSRQGIAATIRKYFLGLKIKAPNAEAPVRTLSGGNAQRVVLAKWLATAPTVLMLNGPTVGVDIGSKEEILELLRVQAAKGMAVIVISDDAPELVASCHRVLVVRQGRLTHTLEGDQITVDAIQERMSA; encoded by the coding sequence GTGACTGTCACGACCACGTCCCCGCCGCACGCACCCTTCGTCTCCGCGCGCGGAATCTCGAAGAGCTTCGGCGGGGTGCCCGCGCTGACCGACGTTTCCATCGAGCTGATCCCCGGCGAGGTGCACTGCCTCGCGGGAGAGAACGGCTGCGGAAAGTCGACGCTCATCAAGATCATCTCGGGCGCGGAACGCCCCGACGCGGGCGAGATCGTGATCGATGGCGTCTCGCACGCTCAGATCAACGCGCACGCCGCCATCCAGGGCGGCATCCAAGTCATCTACCAAGACTTCTCGCTCTTCCCCAACCTCACCGTCGCGGAGAACATCGTTCTGACCGCCGAGGTTGCGAGCGGCAAACGCCTCTACACGCCGAGCGCCGTCCGGCCCAAGGCCGAGGCGATCCTGCGCGAGCTCGACATCACCCTCGACCTGGACCGCAAGGTCGGCAGCCTCTCTGTCGCCGACAAGCAGCTCACGGCCATCTGCCGCGCGCTCGTCAACGACGCGCGCGCCATCATCATGGACGAGCCGACGACCGCGCTCACCCACACCGAGGTCGGCCGGCTTTTCGCCCTTGTCGAGCGCCTCCGCGCCCGGGGCGTCGCGCTGATGTTCGTCTCGCACAAGCTCGAAGAGGTGCTGGCCATCTCGCAGCGACTCACCATCATGCGCTCCGGTCGACAGGTCGTCAGCGGGCTGACATCCGAGTTCGACCAGCGCTCGATCGCGCTGCACATGACGGGCCGCGAAGTCGACGACTCTCGGGTCGTCAGCGAGCTGGACCCCCAGGCCCCGCTGGCGCTCGACGTATCGCGCCTGTCTTTGGCCGGCGCCTTCCGCGACGTGTCGTTCCAGCTGCGCCGCGGCGAGATCCTCGGCGTCACGGGCCTGCTCGGCTCTGGCCGCACCGAGATCGCGGAATCGCTGTTCGGCGTCTCCCCGGCGGATGCCGGCGAGATCCGGGTCGGCGGCGAGCTGGTCTCGATCCGCTCCATCCACGACGCCGTCGCTGCCGGCATCGGTTATGTACCGGAGGACCGTCTGACCCAGGGGCTCTTCCTGGAGAAGTCGATCGCCGACAACATCATCGCCGCGTCGCTGCCCTCCCACCGCAGTCGGTGGGGAACGCTCAGCCGGCAGGGAATCGCCGCCACCATCCGGAAGTACTTTCTGGGCCTCAAGATCAAGGCGCCGAATGCCGAAGCGCCCGTGCGCACGCTCTCGGGCGGAAACGCCCAGCGGGTCGTGCTCGCGAAGTGGCTGGCCACGGCGCCAACGGTTCTGATGCTCAACGGGCCGACCGTCGGAGTGGACATCGGCTCCAAAGAAGAGATTCTCGAGCTCCTGCGCGTGCAGGCGGCCAAGGGCATGGCGGTGATCGTCATCTCGGATGACGCCCCAGAGCTCGTCGCCTCGTGCCACCGCGTGCTCGTCGTCAGGCAGGGACGCCTGACCCACACCCTCGAGGGAGACCAGATCACCGTGGACGCGATTCAAGAGAGGATGTCGGCCTGA
- a CDS encoding autoinducer 2 ABC transporter substrate-binding protein translates to MNRKHTLRGAALLVGASLALTGCTSVGSAGSGSAGGDTPASASDMVMVTVVKAQTIPWFQRMAVGVAAFAERTGIDARQEGADDVSPEKQVQIVQDLIAQKPTAITVVPNSPEALSTVLKQARDQGIIVVSHEATGIENVDIDIEAFDNESYGSEIMDNLADCMGGTGEYVQFVGGLTAQTHMEWVGAAYDNQTANFPGMTRVETPIESTDDQGTAYERAKEVLAKYPNIAGFQGSAGNDVPGIARAVQEAGLEKQVCVMGTSIPSVANQYLADGSIDKIFFWDPALAGEAQLAIAQILAEGGTIEEGTDLGVEGYNSLKKLAGYDNVFVGAASVAADAKTAAKYDF, encoded by the coding sequence ATGAATCGCAAGCACACCCTCCGGGGCGCAGCACTTCTCGTGGGAGCATCTCTCGCGCTCACCGGCTGCACCTCAGTCGGATCGGCCGGGAGCGGCTCCGCCGGCGGCGACACCCCCGCATCCGCCAGCGACATGGTCATGGTGACGGTCGTGAAGGCGCAGACCATTCCCTGGTTCCAGCGCATGGCTGTCGGCGTCGCGGCATTCGCCGAGCGCACCGGTATCGACGCCCGCCAGGAAGGCGCAGACGATGTCAGCCCCGAGAAGCAGGTGCAGATCGTTCAGGACCTCATCGCGCAGAAGCCGACGGCCATCACCGTTGTGCCCAACTCGCCCGAGGCTCTCTCCACCGTGCTGAAGCAGGCGCGCGATCAGGGCATCATCGTCGTCTCGCACGAGGCGACCGGCATCGAGAACGTCGACATCGACATCGAGGCCTTCGACAACGAGTCCTACGGCTCCGAGATCATGGACAACCTGGCCGACTGCATGGGCGGCACGGGCGAGTACGTGCAGTTCGTCGGCGGCCTGACCGCGCAGACGCACATGGAGTGGGTCGGTGCGGCCTACGACAACCAGACCGCGAACTTCCCGGGCATGACGCGCGTCGAGACCCCCATCGAGAGCACCGACGACCAGGGCACCGCCTACGAGCGCGCCAAGGAGGTTCTGGCCAAGTACCCGAACATCGCCGGGTTCCAGGGCTCGGCCGGCAACGACGTTCCGGGCATCGCCCGTGCCGTGCAGGAAGCCGGACTCGAGAAGCAGGTCTGCGTGATGGGAACCTCCATCCCTTCGGTCGCGAACCAGTACCTGGCCGACGGCTCCATCGACAAGATCTTCTTCTGGGACCCGGCCCTCGCCGGTGAGGCCCAGCTCGCCATCGCGCAGATCCTGGCCGAGGGCGGCACCATCGAGGAAGGCACCGACCTCGGCGTTGAGGGCTACAACTCGCTGAAGAAGCTGGCCGGATACGACAACGTCTTCGTGGGCGCCGCCTCTGTGGCCGCCGACGCGAAGACCGCCGCTAAGTACGACTTCTAG
- a CDS encoding DeoR/GlpR family DNA-binding transcription regulator, with product MRTDAAFARNPGRRRVQAGGFGCRATPKRAHFRAKNFALWPVSPLAFSENSRERRGKNSFAGGGCVSRQAEIIDVLMDSGFQSVNSLASRFAVTTSTIRRDLERLESMDLVQRTHGGAIPVKQSDTPRQFKEELHLAEKAAIGRAMAERILEGQTVLLDGGTTTLEVARHLTKRRLTVVTNDLRVAMEIAQRRSAHLVFIGGELLPDIYTLWGPAAVQQLENLRVDVAVFGADTISVDGLYNTSSYEVEIKRVMRSIAKEAFFVADSSKFGHEALFKVLDVDDFTAGITDDLLDPLRASQFPIPIIQVGV from the coding sequence GTGCGCACTGACGCCGCATTCGCCCGCAATCCGGGGCGCCGGCGGGTGCAGGCCGGAGGATTCGGATGCCGCGCCACGCCGAAGCGTGCGCACTTTCGCGCAAAAAACTTTGCACTCTGGCCAGTATCGCCACTAGCCTTCAGTGAGAACAGCCGCGAACGTCGCGGCAAAAACAGCTTCGCGGGAGGTGGATGCGTGTCACGACAGGCCGAGATTATCGACGTGCTGATGGACTCGGGCTTCCAGTCGGTGAACAGCCTCGCCTCGCGCTTCGCGGTGACCACATCGACGATTCGGCGCGACCTTGAGCGGCTCGAATCCATGGATCTCGTGCAGCGCACCCACGGTGGAGCAATCCCTGTCAAGCAGTCGGACACGCCGCGCCAGTTCAAAGAGGAACTGCACCTGGCCGAGAAAGCCGCCATTGGCCGCGCGATGGCCGAGCGCATTCTGGAGGGGCAGACGGTGTTGCTCGATGGTGGCACCACCACCCTCGAGGTGGCCCGCCACCTGACCAAGCGCCGCCTGACCGTGGTGACGAACGACCTGCGTGTCGCGATGGAGATCGCGCAGCGGCGCTCGGCACACCTGGTGTTCATCGGCGGCGAGCTGCTGCCGGACATCTACACACTGTGGGGGCCGGCCGCCGTTCAACAGCTGGAGAACCTGCGCGTGGATGTCGCCGTTTTCGGGGCAGACACGATCAGCGTCGATGGGCTCTACAACACGAGCAGCTACGAGGTCGAGATCAAGCGGGTGATGCGCTCCATCGCGAAAGAGGCCTTCTTCGTGGCGGACAGCTCAAAGTTCGGCCACGAAGCCCTCTTCAAGGTCTTGGACGTCGACGATTTCACCGCCGGCATCACCGATGACCTGCTCGACCCGCTCCGCGCATCCCAGTTCCCGATTCCGATCATCCAGGTCGGCGTTTAG
- a CDS encoding alpha/beta fold hydrolase yields MTPVLPALTEMPEPQFVMAADGRRIATYLWGDDDAPTVLCVHGFASSCRDNWVNTGWVRDLTRAGFRVLGVDQRGHGASDKPHESVDFSMESFVDDLVTVLDTYLLESVLYAGYSLGARVGWQLAAVHPERVERAVLGGIPDGVPLARLRIEQVRAFAEDGTPVQDPATQNYVALSERVAGNDLLALVALAEGMRSGDADPDIAHPPLQPILFATGSDDAIFEQSKVLADAAPNGSFLEVPGRHHFNAPGSRVFREAALNFFEA; encoded by the coding sequence ATGACTCCCGTGCTCCCCGCCCTGACCGAGATGCCCGAGCCGCAGTTCGTGATGGCCGCCGACGGACGCCGCATCGCCACCTACCTGTGGGGCGATGACGATGCGCCGACCGTGCTGTGCGTGCACGGCTTCGCCTCCAGCTGCCGCGACAACTGGGTGAACACCGGCTGGGTGCGCGACCTCACCCGCGCCGGGTTCCGGGTGCTCGGCGTCGACCAGCGCGGCCACGGGGCCAGTGACAAGCCGCACGAGTCCGTGGACTTCAGTATGGAGAGCTTCGTCGACGACCTGGTCACCGTGCTCGACACCTACCTGCTCGAAAGCGTGCTCTACGCCGGCTATTCGCTCGGCGCCCGCGTCGGCTGGCAGCTGGCCGCTGTGCACCCGGAGCGGGTGGAGCGCGCCGTGCTCGGCGGCATCCCCGACGGTGTTCCGCTCGCCCGGCTGCGGATCGAGCAGGTGCGCGCCTTCGCCGAAGACGGCACCCCGGTGCAAGACCCGGCCACCCAGAACTATGTGGCGCTGTCCGAGCGTGTCGCCGGCAACGACCTGCTGGCGCTCGTCGCGCTCGCCGAGGGGATGCGATCCGGCGACGCCGACCCCGACATCGCACACCCGCCGCTGCAGCCGATCCTCTTCGCCACCGGCAGCGATGACGCCATCTTCGAGCAGTCGAAGGTGTTGGCGGATGCCGCGCCGAACGGCTCATTCCTGGAGGTGCCCGGCCGGCACCATTTCAACGCCCCGGGCTCACGGGTGTTCCGGGAGGCCGCGCTCAACTTCTTCGAGGCGTGA